DNA from Acidobacteriota bacterium:
GGGACACAAGGCGGCGGTGCCGCTCATAGCGGCGTCGACATGCAGCCATAGGCCGTGTTGACGGGCGATACGGCCGATGGCGGCGAGCGGGTCCATGGCGTTGGAGGAGGTGGTGCCGATGGTCGCGGCCACAAAGCAGGGCTGGAAGCCGGCCTGCTGGTCGGCAGTAATCTGCGCCTCGAGCGCGGCCGGATCGAGAGCAAAGTCCTTGTCGACCGGGATCAGACGCAGGTGCTCGCGGCCGAGGCCGGCGATGGTCACCGCCTTTTCGACGGAGGAGTGGGCCTGCGTCGAGGCATAGGCGGTAAGGCGCGTACCGGCCTCCCCAAGCCCCTTCTGGTTTCCGCTGCCCGCGGTGGCGCGTTCGCGCGCGGCCAGCAGGGCGCAGAGGGCGGAGCTGGAGGCGGTGTCCTGGATGACGCCACCGCCGGCGCTGGTCGAACGGAAGGCCTCGGGCAGGGCCAGCATCTCCACCAGCCAGTCGAGAACGTGGGTTTCCAGTTCGGTGCAGGCGGGCGAAGTAGCCCAGAGCATGCCCTGCACCCCCAGGCCGGCGGATAAGAGCTCACCGAGGATCGAGGCTCCGGAACTGTTGGAGGGGAAATAGGCGAAAAAGTTAGGTGACTGCCAATGGGTAATGCCGGGCAGAATAATCCGGTCGACGTCGGTAAGCACGGCGGAGAAATCCTCGCCGCGCTGGGGCGGATGCGGCGGCAAGGCCGCCCGGATATCGCCCGGCTGGGAGCGGGCCAGAACCGGGCGTTCGGCGATGGATTGACGATAGTTAGCCAGCCAATCCACCAGAGCATGCGCCTCGCGGCGAAAGTTTTCCCAATCCATGCCGATATTATCTACTAGGCTTCCCGGCAGACCGCACGGCGCGGGTTTTGCTTGACGTCGCTAGCCGTTGTGGGCAGACTGACAGCAATTCCCCCCAGGCTCGCGCGGGCCGCCGGACCGAGCGGTGTGCACGCATGGGCTCGTTGTCCCAACACGAAACCGACATGAGCGAGCTCACGCATCGCCTGGCCACGGAGTACGCCGTCAGCCGCATTCTCGCCGAAGCGGGTGATCCGGCGGAGAGTCTCGCGCGGGCGCTGCTGGTGATGGGGCAGGAACTCGACTGGGACTACTGCGTCTGCTGGCGGCTGCAGCCGGGAAGCGAGACGATGCGGCTGCTCGCCAGTTGGCAGCGGGATTCCGGACGGTTGCGCGAGCTCGAGGAAGCGGTGCAGGCGGCGACGCTGCGTCCCGGCCTGGGGCTGGCCGGACGAGTGTGGGCGAAGGCGCAGACCGAATGGGTGGAAGATGCCGGCCAGCCGGGAAACTTTTTTCTGGCCGCCGAGGCCCACCGTGCGGGCATCGATCGCGCGGTCTGCTGCCCGATCTTATTCCAGACCAAGATCGTCGGTCTGCTGGAATTGCTGACCGGCCGGGAGACCCAGCCGCACCCGGTCTCGCTCACGGTTTTGGAGAATCTGGCGGGACAGATCGGGCACTTCCTGAACCACACGACCATGGCGGAGGCACTGCGCGTTTCCGAAGCCCACTTCCGGGCCTTGTTTGACGCCAACATCGCCGGCGTGCACTGCAGCACGCTCGACGGCCGCCCCTTGGCGGTGAACGCCTCGTTTGTCAAAATGTTTGGCTTCCAGTCCGCGGCCGAGGCCATGGCGGTCAACAGCACGGATTTTTACCTCGACCCGCGCGAACGGGACGAGCTGATCGAGCATCTGCGCCGGTACGGCCGGGATGTGAACCGTGAGCTGCGGCTACGCCACCGCGACGGCCACACCCTCTGGGTGCTGTGTAACACCGTGATGATTCCCGGGCTGGAGGGCCAGCCCGACGGCAACGAGAGCACGCTGCTGGACATCACGGAGGCGAAAGACCGCACCCGGAGGCAGTGGCAAGTCTCGAAGCTGGAAAGCATGGGGCGGCTCGCGAGTGGTCTGGCGCACGATTTCAACAATTTTTTGGGCGTCATCAATGGCTATGCCGATCTGGCGCTGAATGCGCTCGAAGCGAACCATCCCGCGCACGAGGCCCTGGAAAAATTGCGGGCGGCGGGGGACAGCGCGGCCGCGCTGACGCGTCAATTGCTCGCCTTTGGGCACCGGCCGGAGAGTGAACCGGAAGCGCTCGATCTGGTGGCCACGGTCCGGACCTCGCTGGGGATGCTGGCGGAAACGCTGGGCCCCGGGGTGCGGGTCCGCATCGAGGCGGCCCCGGAGCTGGCGCCCGTGCGCGCCCAGGCGGCCGGCATCCACCAGATCGTCATGAACCTGGCCATCAATGCACGGGATGCCATGCCCGGCGGCGGCGACCTGCTGGTGCAGATTGATCCGGTCACCATCGATGCCGAGTACACGCGCCACCACGTGCAGGCGCGGCAGGGCGAATACTTGCAATTGGCGGTGAGCGATACGGGCGAGGGGATGGACGCGGACACGCGCCGCCACGTCTTCGAACCGCTGTTCACTACCAAACCTGCCGGCAAAGGCACCGGGCTGGGGCTTTCCAGTGTGTACTCGCTGATGAATCAGCACCGGGGCTGGATCGAACTGTACAGCGAACGCGGCCATGGCACCACGTTCAAGCTCTATTTTCCCGTGGCCGGCGCGACGGCAAGGCTGGCGGCGCCCACGGTGGCCAGCGCTGCCGACCCAGCGGACACGGGGGCTACGGTCGTGCTGGTCGATGATGAGCGCAATCTGCTGCAACTGATGCGCGACATCCTCGAACAGAAAGGCTACCGCGTGATCGCGGCCAGCAGTGGCCAAGAAGCCTTGAGCCGGGTGCGGGCCGCGGGCCGCTCGCCCGAGCTGCTGATTACCGACCTGGTGGTTCCCGGCGGCGGTCCGGTGCTGGCCGCGCAACTGAGTGTTGCCACGCTGTATGTTTCCGGATTTACGCTGGGGGCGGCCACCGCACAAGGCTTGCTGCCCGCCAGTCACGATCCCGGCGCGTTTCTGCAAAAGCCATTTTCTCCCTCCGCCTTGCTCGAACACGTGGCCGTGCGCTTGCAGCAGCACCGGGCCGCAGGAGCTTAGGCGCCCATGGCACGGCCACCGGAGCTGCAGCGCTTCCCGTGGCATTATCCGCCTTCCCCGCGCCTGGAACGGCGCTGGCACATTGTATGCCGGGCGACCGGTGGGCTGGCGGCGCTGACCGCGCTGCTGTCGCTGGCAGGCGCTCTGGGCCACGCCGCGCGAGCCGCGGAAGCGGCCCAGCTCGGGGCCTGGCTGCACCCGGCCGCGGCCATCGCGGTTTTGCTGCTGGCGATCGCCGCCATGCTGGCGCCGCACCAACCGCAGGCCACGAAATGGCTGGCCGCGGCAGCTCTCCTCTGGTCGTTGGTCGCGCTCGGCCACGTGTGGGCCCGCCAGGCGGGCGCCGGAGCGGCGCGTCTGGATCCGGCGCTGGCCTTACTCGCCATCCTGGCGCTGGCGCTGGCGCTGCCGGAGGCCGCGCGGTTCGTGGCGGCCCTGTTGGCGCTGTTCGATCTGTTTTCCGGCTTCGTTACCGTCACGCGAACGCTGACAGGCGGAACGTGGACGCCGCTGGGATCGCATACCTCCGTGCTGGGAACTACCGCGGGCGCGTGCCTGTGCCTGCTCAGTGTCGCCTGGCTGGCGGCCGATCCCCACCTGCGCCCGATTTCGTACTGGCATGAGGCAACGTCGTCGGGTTGGTTGATGCGGCACGTGCTACCGCTGGTATTGGTCTTCCCGTTGCTGTTGACGTGGCTGCAAAGTTACGCGGCCCACCCGCTCGAAGCCAAAATCATTGCGCTGCTGCTGGTGGCCGGCAGCTTTGTATTCTTTTTGACGTTGCTCTGGAAAGCGTCCAGCCTGCTGGACGCGAGCGACCGCAACCGGCTGGAGCGCCAGGCCTACGCCAGCGAGATCAGTGATCTGTACGATCACGCGCCCTGTGGCTACTACTCGCTGGACCCGGGCGGCCGCATTGTGAAAATCAACGAGACAGCGCTGCGCTGGCTGGGCTACCAGCAACGCGATATCGTGGGCCGGGTGCTGTTTGCAGATCTGCTGACCCCGGCCAGCCGGGTGGCGTTTTTGCGCCATTTTCCCATGGTGCAACAATCCAACGCAGTACAAACGCTGGAGCTGGAGCTGCGGCGCGAAGATGGCAGCTTGCTGCCGGTGGCGATCAGCGATGCCGGCGTGTTTGGCGCGGAGGGTGAGTTTCTGCACACCCGTTCGACGCTTTTCGACGTCACCCAGCGCCGCCAGACCGAAAGCGCGCTGCGCATGTCGGAGGCGCGCAACCGCGCCATTCTCGCCTCGGCCGCCGACGCCATCGTCACGCTGGAAGAGAGCGGCGCCATTGCCGACTTCAACCCTGCGGCGGAGCTGATGTTTGGCATGCGCCGCAGCGAAGCCGTACAGCGGCGGGGGGTGGATCTGCTGGTGCGGGATTCGCCGCTGCGGATGCGGCCGCTCGCCACGCTGGCGGTGGAGCTGGAAATTTCCCCGACCCGGCATCTGGAGTTCACCGCCCGGTGCTCGGATGGAACCCTGTTCCCGGCCGAGCTCACGCTCACGCGTGTGGCAGGCCAGTCACCCGGGCTGTTCACGGCCTTTATCCGCGACCTCACCGAGCAAAAGCGAGCGGAGCTGGAACTGCGGGATTCCGAGGAGCGGTTGCGGCTGCTGCTGGATTCTACGGGTGAGGGAATTTTTGCCCTGGATCTGAGTGGCAACTGCATCCTGTGCAACCGTGCCGCGCTGCGGCTGCTCGGCTATGACCACGCGGACGAATTGCTGGGCCGCCCGATTCACAACCTCATCCATCACACCCGCCCCGACGGGCGCCTGTATCCGGGGTTTGAATGCCGCTGCTCCATGGCCGCGCGGCAGGGCAAAGGCGTGGAAGTGGACGACGAGCTGTTTTTCCGCAAAGACGGCAGCAGCTTCCCAGTGGAGTACCGCAGCGCGCCGGTGGAGCGCAATGGGCAGCCGGTCGGCGCTGTGGTCACATTTACGGATATCACCACACGCCGCAATCTGGAAGGCCAGATACGCCAGGCCCAGAAGATGGAAGCGATCGGGCGGCTGGCCGCCGGGGTGGCGCATGACTTCAACAACCTGCTGACGGTGATCAACGGTTACACGGACCTGCTGCTCGAGACCAACGCCGATGCCGGCACGCAGGACAAACTGCGCAGCGTACGCTCCGCGGGCGAGCGCGCGGCGAAGCTCACGCATCAGTTGCTCGCCTTCAGCCGGCAACAGATTCTGCAGCCGCGCGTGCTGGATTTAAACGCCGTGGTGCGTGATCTGGAGCCGCTGCTGCAGCGCACCATTGGCGAAGACGTTGAGCTGAGCTGTCAGCTTGCCGCTGGCCTGCCGCCGGTCAAGGCCGACCCCAGCCAACTGGATCAGGTGCTGATGAATCTGGTGGTGAATGCGCGCGACGCCATGCCCAACGGCGGCCGCGTACGGGTTACAACGGCCGCCAGCGTGTTCAGCGGCGCCACCGGCCAGGCGCCCGCCGGCCTGCAGCCGGGGGGTTACGTGACCTTGGCGGTCAGCGACAACGGTGTGGGCATGGCGCCCGAGACCCAGACCCATATCTTCGAACCGTTTTTTACCACCAAACCCCAGGGCAAGGGCACGGGGCTGGGCTTGCCGACGGTGTTCGGCATCGCCCGGCAAAGCGGCGGTACGGTCACGGTGGAATCGGCACCCGGCCGAGGCACCACCATGCGCGTGTATCTGCCGGTCTACGCCGTGAAGCCGAACGAACTTCCCGCCGCGCATGACCGCACCGATGCCGTCGCCGGCCGCGGTAAAGAAACCATTCTGGTGGCGGAAGGCGAGCCCGAATTACGGCGGCTGATGCTGGAAGTACTGCGCGCCCAGGGCTATCAGGCAATGGAGGCGAACCATCCGGAAGCCGCGATTGAAATCAGCCTGCTGCACTCCGAACCGCTGCACTTGCTCATTACCGACGTCGTGATGCCCGATGTCAACGGCGTGGCGCTGGCAGCGGAGATCGCACGCCATCGCCCCGATCTACGGGTGCTCTACATTGCCGGCTACGCTGACGCCAACGCTGCGCCCCATCCGAGCCTGAAAAAACCGTTTACGCCGGAAGCTCTGCTGCGCATGGTGCGGACGGTGCTGGACCGGCCCGCATCCGAAGCCGCGCGCCTTGCCAGCGGCGGATCGCTCCAGGCCTAGGCGGCCGCGCGCGGCTCGAGCTTGAGCGAGACCGAATTGAGGCAGTAACGGGTGCCCGTGGGGGGCGGGCCGTCGGGAAACTGGTGGCCCAGGTGGCTGCCGCAGCGGCCACACACCACCTCAATGCGCCGCATGCCGTGGGTGGTGTCTTCGTGCAATTCCACGCGGGCGGGGTCGATGGGCGCCCAGAAGCTCGGCCAGCCGGTGCCGGACTCGAACTTGGTAGTCGAATCGAACAGGGCGGCGCCGCAAGCGACGCAATGGTAAACGCCGGCGGCGTGCTCGTTCCAGTAACGGCCGGTAAACGCGGGTTCGGTGCCCTTTTCGCGGGCGGCGTGGTACTCCTCCGGGCTGAGCGCGGCACGCCATTCGGATTCGGATTTCACGATTTTTTCTTGAGGCATAGGTACTCCATGATCAGTTGCAGATCTTTCCAGGCCTCGCGCTTCTGTGCGGGATCGCGCAGCAGATAGGCGGGGTGATAGGTCACCACCAGGCGGGTTTCGAAGTCACCCAGGCGGAGCGTGTGCATGCGGCCGCGCACCGAAGCCAGCGAACCCCGATACGGCCGCAGCGTCTGGGCGGCGGTCGCCCCCAGCGCACAGACCATGCGCGGCGCAATGGCGCGCAATTGGCGCAGCAGGAAGGGCGAACAGGCGGCGATTTCATCGGCCTCGGGCGTGCGATTGCCGGGCGGACGGCACTTGACGACGTTGCAGATGTAGACGTCTTCGCGCCGCAGACCCATGCCTTTCTGGATCATGTCGGTCAGCAGTTGACCGCCGCGACCCACGAAGGGCAGGCCTTGCGCGTCCTCATCCGCGCCCGGGCCCTCGCCCACGAACACCAGTTCGGCGTGCGGATTGCCGCTGCCGAACACGATGGAGTGGCGGCCGAGACCGGCGAGCTTGCAACGGCGGCAGTCGGGGCCGATCTCGGCCTGGATTGCGGCCAGAGATTCGCCTGCTGTAGCCGCGGCATCCGGGACAGAAGCAAAGCTTTTCGTCATGCGCACGCGCTCGATGCCCAGCTCTTGCTGGAACTGCAAATAGGCGGCCAGGCGCTGCTTC
Protein-coding regions in this window:
- a CDS encoding aspartate aminotransferase family protein, whose translation is MDWENFRREAHALVDWLANYRQSIAERPVLARSQPGDIRAALPPHPPQRGEDFSAVLTDVDRIILPGITHWQSPNFFAYFPSNSSGASILGELLSAGLGVQGMLWATSPACTELETHVLDWLVEMLALPEAFRSTSAGGGVIQDTASSSALCALLAARERATAGSGNQKGLGEAGTRLTAYASTQAHSSVEKAVTIAGLGREHLRLIPVDKDFALDPAALEAQITADQQAGFQPCFVAATIGTTSSNAMDPLAAIGRIARQHGLWLHVDAAMSGTAALCPEFRRWFTGLDLADSYNFNPHKWMFTTFDCSCLWVRERAALIAALSILPEYLRNAASASGAVIDYRDWQIPLGRRFRALKLWFVIRAYGVEGLRQAVRRHVTLAQEFARWVRSDPHFELAAPAPLNLVCFRLRGSDEVNEKLLQRLNASGALFLTHTKLNGRYVLRMCIGQMETEEKHVTAAWRRIQEEGGRLA
- a CDS encoding PAS domain S-box protein; this encodes MGSLSQHETDMSELTHRLATEYAVSRILAEAGDPAESLARALLVMGQELDWDYCVCWRLQPGSETMRLLASWQRDSGRLRELEEAVQAATLRPGLGLAGRVWAKAQTEWVEDAGQPGNFFLAAEAHRAGIDRAVCCPILFQTKIVGLLELLTGRETQPHPVSLTVLENLAGQIGHFLNHTTMAEALRVSEAHFRALFDANIAGVHCSTLDGRPLAVNASFVKMFGFQSAAEAMAVNSTDFYLDPRERDELIEHLRRYGRDVNRELRLRHRDGHTLWVLCNTVMIPGLEGQPDGNESTLLDITEAKDRTRRQWQVSKLESMGRLASGLAHDFNNFLGVINGYADLALNALEANHPAHEALEKLRAAGDSAAALTRQLLAFGHRPESEPEALDLVATVRTSLGMLAETLGPGVRVRIEAAPELAPVRAQAAGIHQIVMNLAINARDAMPGGGDLLVQIDPVTIDAEYTRHHVQARQGEYLQLAVSDTGEGMDADTRRHVFEPLFTTKPAGKGTGLGLSSVYSLMNQHRGWIELYSERGHGTTFKLYFPVAGATARLAAPTVASAADPADTGATVVLVDDERNLLQLMRDILEQKGYRVIAASSGQEALSRVRAAGRSPELLITDLVVPGGGPVLAAQLSVATLYVSGFTLGAATAQGLLPASHDPGAFLQKPFSPSALLEHVAVRLQQHRAAGA
- a CDS encoding PAS domain-containing sensor histidine kinase; the protein is MARPPELQRFPWHYPPSPRLERRWHIVCRATGGLAALTALLSLAGALGHAARAAEAAQLGAWLHPAAAIAVLLLAIAAMLAPHQPQATKWLAAAALLWSLVALGHVWARQAGAGAARLDPALALLAILALALALPEAARFVAALLALFDLFSGFVTVTRTLTGGTWTPLGSHTSVLGTTAGACLCLLSVAWLAADPHLRPISYWHEATSSGWLMRHVLPLVLVFPLLLTWLQSYAAHPLEAKIIALLLVAGSFVFFLTLLWKASSLLDASDRNRLERQAYASEISDLYDHAPCGYYSLDPGGRIVKINETALRWLGYQQRDIVGRVLFADLLTPASRVAFLRHFPMVQQSNAVQTLELELRREDGSLLPVAISDAGVFGAEGEFLHTRSTLFDVTQRRQTESALRMSEARNRAILASAADAIVTLEESGAIADFNPAAELMFGMRRSEAVQRRGVDLLVRDSPLRMRPLATLAVELEISPTRHLEFTARCSDGTLFPAELTLTRVAGQSPGLFTAFIRDLTEQKRAELELRDSEERLRLLLDSTGEGIFALDLSGNCILCNRAALRLLGYDHADELLGRPIHNLIHHTRPDGRLYPGFECRCSMAARQGKGVEVDDELFFRKDGSSFPVEYRSAPVERNGQPVGAVVTFTDITTRRNLEGQIRQAQKMEAIGRLAAGVAHDFNNLLTVINGYTDLLLETNADAGTQDKLRSVRSAGERAAKLTHQLLAFSRQQILQPRVLDLNAVVRDLEPLLQRTIGEDVELSCQLAAGLPPVKADPSQLDQVLMNLVVNARDAMPNGGRVRVTTAASVFSGATGQAPAGLQPGGYVTLAVSDNGVGMAPETQTHIFEPFFTTKPQGKGTGLGLPTVFGIARQSGGTVTVESAPGRGTTMRVYLPVYAVKPNELPAAHDRTDAVAGRGKETILVAEGEPELRRLMLEVLRAQGYQAMEANHPEAAIEISLLHSEPLHLLITDVVMPDVNGVALAAEIARHRPDLRVLYIAGYADANAAPHPSLKKPFTPEALLRMVRTVLDRPASEAARLASGGSLQA
- the msrB gene encoding peptide-methionine (R)-S-oxide reductase, which translates into the protein MPQEKIVKSESEWRAALSPEEYHAAREKGTEPAFTGRYWNEHAAGVYHCVACGAALFDSTTKFESGTGWPSFWAPIDPARVELHEDTTHGMRRIEVVCGRCGSHLGHQFPDGPPPTGTRYCLNSVSLKLEPRAAA
- a CDS encoding uracil-DNA glycosylase; its protein translation is MPFWTPSLHFPAMPSLSTEGKQRLAAYLQFQQELGIERVRMTKSFASVPDAAATAGESLAAIQAEIGPDCRRCKLAGLGRHSIVFGSGNPHAELVFVGEGPGADEDAQGLPFVGRGGQLLTDMIQKGMGLRREDVYICNVVKCRPPGNRTPEADEIAACSPFLLRQLRAIAPRMVCALGATAAQTLRPYRGSLASVRGRMHTLRLGDFETRLVVTYHPAYLLRDPAQKREAWKDLQLIMEYLCLKKKS